One genomic region from Haloprofundus salinisoli encodes:
- a CDS encoding acyl-CoA dehydrogenase family protein — MVNYFANELALTPTQRAVRDEVREVCSRFDDAYWREYDAEGEYPYEFVDALAAEGWLGVLLPEAYGGKGYGTEEAVAMMHEIAASGAGFSGAQSVHAAIYNSAPLVKYGSDDLKEELLPRVADGDAWIQCFSLTEPEAGSDSTAMTTEAVRDRDEYVVNGEKLWTSRIDVSDYLVLAARTTPRDEVEKKTQGVSLFLVDIERGVEEGSILLEEIEKTVSGVVSSFRVTYDDLRIPAENLIGEEGRGFYHVLDGLNEERLVIAAEAVGLGELALEKGVAYAGDREVFGRPVGQNQGVQHPLAAAFARVQAAKQFTFDAATHTGDEDRKAVGAWANTAKYLAAEAAFDAADAAVQAHGGRGVAREYDVERYFREARLTRLVPITQELALNYLGENVLELPRSY; from the coding sequence ATGGTGAATTATTTCGCGAACGAACTGGCGCTCACGCCGACCCAGCGGGCCGTTCGCGACGAGGTCCGGGAGGTCTGTAGCCGGTTCGACGACGCTTACTGGCGCGAATACGACGCGGAGGGGGAGTATCCCTACGAGTTCGTCGACGCGCTCGCCGCCGAGGGTTGGCTCGGCGTCCTGCTCCCCGAGGCGTACGGCGGAAAGGGGTACGGAACCGAGGAGGCCGTGGCGATGATGCACGAGATAGCCGCCAGCGGCGCGGGCTTCAGCGGCGCGCAGAGCGTCCACGCCGCCATCTACAACTCCGCGCCGCTCGTCAAGTACGGCAGCGACGACCTCAAGGAGGAGCTTCTGCCCCGCGTCGCCGACGGCGACGCGTGGATCCAGTGTTTCAGCCTCACCGAACCGGAGGCGGGGTCGGACTCGACGGCGATGACGACCGAGGCCGTCCGCGACCGAGACGAGTACGTCGTCAACGGCGAGAAGCTCTGGACCTCCCGCATCGACGTGAGTGACTATCTCGTGCTCGCCGCCCGCACGACGCCGCGCGACGAAGTCGAGAAGAAGACGCAGGGCGTCTCGCTGTTTCTCGTCGACATCGAACGCGGCGTCGAAGAGGGGAGCATCCTCTTAGAGGAGATAGAGAAGACCGTCAGCGGCGTCGTCAGCTCCTTCCGCGTCACCTACGACGACCTCCGCATCCCGGCCGAGAACCTCATCGGCGAGGAGGGCCGCGGTTTCTACCACGTCCTCGACGGACTCAACGAGGAACGACTCGTCATCGCTGCGGAGGCGGTGGGCCTCGGCGAACTCGCCCTCGAGAAGGGCGTCGCCTACGCCGGCGACCGCGAGGTGTTCGGCCGCCCCGTCGGGCAGAACCAGGGCGTCCAACACCCGCTGGCGGCCGCCTTCGCCCGCGTGCAGGCCGCAAAGCAGTTCACTTTCGACGCGGCGACGCACACCGGCGACGAGGACCGCAAAGCCGTCGGCGCGTGGGCGAACACGGCGAAGTATCTCGCCGCGGAGGCGGCGTTCGACGCCGCCGACGCCGCCGTCCAGGCCCACGGGGGCCGCGGCGTCGCCCGCGAGTACGATGTCGAGCGCTACTTCCGGGAGGCGCGGCTCACCCGCCTCGTCCCCATCACGCAGGAGCTCGCGCTGAACTATCTCGGGGAGAACGTGCTCGAGCTCCCCCGGTCGTACTGA
- a CDS encoding MmgE/PrpD family protein, protein MSADGAEGGETAGTAAERLAEHALTTEFGDLSNEVRAAVGKHLADWTGLVVGGAALAESSESVSAAVEALAGGRRAVEGDGTAGTAGTAGTAGTAGTGGEAPDGGGLSTDFSSGARIAPDRAALANGTYAHSLDFDDTHRASSLHPGAPVIAAALAVGEAEGAGGAELATAIVVGYDVACALGRAVNPDAHYGRGFHITATCGTFGATAAAGRLRGLSRDELAAAFGVNGSQTAGSLQFLANGAWNKRLHPGLAASRAVVAAELAASGFRGAAAPIEGDHGFFAGYTENPESEHLVDVDPGRALLETALKPYPCCRYTHAAIDGLLELTDEVDPADVTAVRVDLPASGVTLTGDPIDAKRRPSNFVDCQFSMPFAAALALSEADAGLSAFLDAQGRLDDRELRRLMDATAVTTTDRTRSRFPKTWAAGVEVETESGTHERFVEHARGEPERPLSEEAVARKFEELAAAAGCDPDVAAAALDACRRLGRDGDAPYEALRALSG, encoded by the coding sequence GTGAGCGCCGACGGAGCCGAGGGTGGAGAGACCGCCGGAACCGCCGCCGAACGGCTCGCGGAGCACGCACTGACCACGGAGTTCGGCGACCTCTCCAACGAGGTTCGGGCGGCCGTCGGGAAGCATCTCGCCGACTGGACGGGCCTCGTCGTCGGCGGTGCGGCGCTGGCGGAGTCCTCGGAGAGCGTCTCGGCGGCCGTCGAGGCGCTCGCCGGTGGTCGGCGAGCGGTCGAAGGCGACGGAACCGCCGGAACCGCTGGAACCGCCGGAACCGCTGGAACCGCCGGAACCGGCGGCGAAGCTCCCGACGGCGGCGGTCTCTCGACCGACTTCTCGTCGGGAGCGCGCATCGCCCCCGACCGCGCCGCGCTCGCCAACGGAACGTACGCCCACAGCCTCGACTTCGACGACACCCACCGGGCGTCCTCGCTCCATCCCGGCGCGCCGGTCATCGCGGCCGCGTTAGCCGTCGGGGAGGCCGAGGGTGCGGGCGGAGCGGAACTGGCGACGGCCATCGTCGTCGGCTACGACGTCGCCTGCGCGCTCGGGCGGGCCGTCAACCCCGACGCCCACTACGGACGCGGTTTCCACATCACGGCGACCTGCGGGACGTTCGGCGCGACGGCCGCGGCGGGTCGGCTCCGCGGCCTCTCGCGTGACGAACTCGCGGCGGCGTTCGGCGTCAACGGGAGTCAGACCGCCGGGTCGCTGCAGTTCCTCGCAAACGGCGCGTGGAACAAGCGGCTTCACCCCGGCCTCGCCGCCTCGCGGGCCGTCGTCGCCGCCGAGCTCGCCGCGAGCGGATTCCGCGGCGCGGCCGCGCCCATCGAGGGCGACCACGGTTTCTTCGCCGGGTACACCGAGAACCCGGAATCGGAACATCTCGTCGACGTCGACCCGGGCCGCGCGCTCCTCGAGACGGCGCTGAAGCCGTACCCCTGCTGTCGGTACACGCACGCCGCGATCGACGGCCTGTTGGAGCTGACGGATGAGGTCGACCCCGCGGACGTGACCGCCGTGCGCGTCGACCTCCCGGCGTCGGGCGTGACGCTCACCGGCGACCCCATCGACGCCAAGCGGCGGCCGTCGAACTTCGTCGACTGCCAGTTCAGTATGCCGTTCGCCGCCGCACTCGCGCTCTCGGAGGCGGACGCGGGGCTATCGGCGTTTCTGGACGCGCAGGGCCGACTCGACGACCGCGAGCTCCGCCGGCTGATGGACGCGACGGCGGTGACGACGACCGACCGCACGCGGTCGCGGTTCCCCAAGACGTGGGCCGCGGGCGTCGAAGTGGAAACCGAGTCGGGAACGCACGAGCGCTTCGTCGAACACGCCCGTGGCGAACCCGAGCGCCCGCTCTCCGAGGAGGCCGTCGCGCGGAAGTTCGAAGAGCTCGCGGCCGCGGCCGGCTGCGACCCCGACGTCGCGGCGGCGGCGCTCGACGCGTGCCGCAGGTTAGGACGGGACGGCGACGCGCCGTACGAGGCGCTGCGCGCGCTGAGCGGGTAA
- a CDS encoding SDR family NAD(P)-dependent oxidoreductase, producing MTVDLELDGRRALLFAASKGLGRAAATELVREGARVAVASRDPDNLADARDHLVDAAGGDAGAVETLTCDLADPAAIEETVDAAVDAFGGLDVLVTNHGGPPVQSIEETDVETLDRTYERVLRSTVVALRAALPHLVEGDGGSVVNVVSATAAEPLPGDVLQAAFRPGIYALSKSLADEYGPEGVRVNCVCPRGIVTDRLEEKIRLLAERENISVAAARERRAAELPVGELGDPPSFGRAVAFLASPAAGYITGETLALDGGWLGGMSP from the coding sequence GTGACCGTGGACCTCGAACTCGATGGCCGACGCGCGCTGCTGTTCGCCGCGAGCAAGGGGCTCGGACGCGCCGCAGCCACGGAGCTCGTCCGGGAGGGGGCGCGGGTCGCGGTCGCCTCACGCGACCCGGACAATCTCGCCGACGCCCGCGACCATCTCGTCGATGCGGCCGGCGGCGACGCCGGGGCGGTAGAAACTCTCACCTGCGACCTCGCGGACCCGGCGGCCATCGAGGAGACGGTCGACGCCGCCGTCGACGCGTTCGGCGGCCTCGACGTGCTCGTGACGAACCACGGCGGCCCGCCCGTCCAGTCCATCGAGGAGACCGACGTGGAGACGCTCGACCGCACCTACGAGCGCGTCCTCCGGAGCACCGTCGTCGCGCTCCGCGCCGCGCTCCCCCATCTGGTCGAGGGCGACGGCGGGTCGGTCGTCAACGTCGTCTCCGCGACCGCCGCCGAACCGCTCCCGGGCGACGTCTTACAGGCGGCGTTCCGACCGGGTATCTACGCGCTCTCGAAGAGCCTCGCGGACGAGTATGGACCCGAGGGCGTCCGCGTGAACTGCGTCTGTCCCCGCGGCATCGTCACCGATAGACTGGAGGAGAAGATTCGTCTGCTCGCCGAAAGGGAGAACATCTCGGTCGCGGCGGCCCGCGAGCGCCGTGCGGCCGAACTCCCGGTCGGGGAACTCGGCGACCCCCCGTCTTTCGGGCGGGCCGTCGCCTTCCTCGCGTCGCCCGCCGCCGGTTATATCACGGGTGAGACGCTCGCGCTCGACGGCGGGTGGCTCGGGGGGATGTCGCCGTGA
- a CDS encoding universal stress protein: MYRVLMAVDGDDGRLDAQLRTLGDLPGRDELAVTVLYVHEEIDVPADEAGRSIIDAINEDIESLQGVPETVGRAVSELEALDVPTDSATARGDPVPSILDAAAELDADAILVAARTRSPVGKAVFGSVTQGVILDGDRPVFVAK, translated from the coding sequence ATGTACCGCGTTCTCATGGCGGTCGACGGCGACGACGGCCGACTCGACGCACAGCTGCGGACGCTCGGAGACCTCCCCGGACGCGACGAACTCGCGGTGACGGTGCTGTACGTCCACGAGGAGATAGATGTTCCGGCGGACGAGGCCGGTCGCTCGATTATCGACGCCATCAACGAGGATATCGAGTCACTGCAGGGCGTCCCCGAGACGGTCGGCCGCGCCGTCTCCGAACTCGAAGCGCTCGATGTCCCGACCGACTCGGCGACGGCGCGGGGCGACCCCGTCCCGTCGATTCTCGACGCCGCCGCCGAACTCGACGCGGACGCGATACTCGTCGCTGCTCGGACGCGGAGCCCGGTCGGCAAGGCGGTGTTCGGCAGCGTCACCCAGGGCGTCATCCTCGACGGGGACCGACCGGTCTTCGTCGCGAAGTGA
- a CDS encoding VOC family protein: MSNDVIHTALWVSDIDETLDFYVDGLGLERNWEFTSNGVRNVYVGGEHGEFQFKYDPEGDGQTGPGGGFDHLAVGVDSTDETFERLVDHSDPPVVTDPTTMTDIDRRVAFVEDPDGYVVELVERV; this comes from the coding sequence GTGTCGAACGACGTTATTCACACGGCGCTTTGGGTCTCCGACATCGACGAGACGCTCGATTTTTACGTCGACGGCCTCGGTCTCGAACGCAACTGGGAGTTCACGAGCAACGGCGTTCGGAACGTCTACGTCGGCGGCGAGCACGGCGAGTTCCAGTTCAAGTACGACCCCGAGGGCGACGGCCAGACCGGCCCCGGTGGCGGCTTCGACCACCTCGCCGTCGGCGTCGACAGCACCGACGAGACGTTCGAGCGCCTCGTCGACCACAGCGACCCGCCGGTCGTGACCGACCCGACGACGATGACCGACATCGACCGCCGCGTCGCCTTCGTCGAAGACCCCGACGGCTACGTCGTCGAACTCGTCGAGCGGGTCTGA
- a CDS encoding tautomerase produces the protein MATTAGHVAVVVREHPPTAMSLGRAVDGPIATLNADIRRGRSFKRRRTFALAVVNWLEVAWDVPRPNVKVAFTEHEGHDLMGADRVGGEWPPEEER, from the coding sequence ATGGCCACGACCGCCGGCCACGTCGCCGTCGTCGTCAGAGAGCACCCGCCGACGGCGATGTCGCTCGGCCGCGCGGTCGACGGACCGATAGCGACGTTAAACGCGGATATCCGACGCGGACGGTCGTTCAAGCGCCGCCGGACGTTCGCGCTCGCGGTCGTCAACTGGCTCGAAGTCGCGTGGGACGTTCCGCGCCCGAACGTGAAGGTCGCCTTCACCGAACACGAGGGGCACGACCTGATGGGTGCCGACCGCGTCGGCGGCGAGTGGCCGCCCGAAGAAGAACGGTAA
- a CDS encoding MFS transporter: protein MNVRRVVSLIFVWQLAASVCYYAVFAATPFFRDQFGLSGTAVGLVVTSLTLGYAVFLLPLGALTDRFGERRTLTVGLLGLSVGAVLVAGAWSYATLLVGAFLLGSLYGTAMPGTNKAIFDSVPTGRQNLAVGVKQVGVTAGSGASALLVTGIAGVLFWEAGFYVAATSGLVVAAFFWVAYRGADTGGDAEFPSFRRLLRNRPYRSLTIAGAFLGAGLFTTTGYTILYVEESIGASVAVGGLVLAALQVSGSAGRVVTGWLSDALSGDPRRRIAKILLVQTVASAALFCVVAFVDTTAAAAVAFVVLGFFVLGFTGVYYSCMATVVSAEEMGGATGGGQLALTSGALVAPPVFGYLADTFGYRVSWLMLAALALVATVFVAQVIRAEPPADVVAAAD from the coding sequence ATGAACGTCCGCCGCGTCGTCTCGCTCATCTTCGTCTGGCAACTCGCCGCGAGCGTCTGTTACTACGCCGTCTTCGCGGCGACGCCGTTCTTCCGCGACCAGTTCGGACTCTCGGGGACGGCCGTCGGCCTCGTCGTGACGTCGCTGACGCTCGGCTACGCGGTGTTTCTGCTCCCGCTGGGCGCGCTCACCGACCGCTTCGGCGAACGCCGGACGCTCACCGTCGGCCTCCTCGGCCTCTCGGTGGGGGCGGTGCTCGTCGCCGGCGCGTGGTCGTACGCGACGCTGCTCGTCGGTGCGTTCCTGCTCGGCTCGCTGTACGGGACGGCGATGCCGGGGACGAACAAGGCGATATTCGACAGCGTCCCGACCGGACGACAGAACCTCGCCGTCGGCGTCAAGCAGGTCGGCGTGACGGCCGGCAGCGGGGCCAGCGCCCTGCTCGTCACGGGTATCGCGGGCGTGCTCTTCTGGGAGGCCGGCTTCTACGTCGCCGCGACGAGCGGGCTCGTCGTCGCCGCGTTCTTCTGGGTCGCCTACCGCGGTGCCGACACCGGCGGCGACGCCGAGTTCCCGAGTTTCCGGCGGCTGCTCCGCAACCGACCGTACCGCTCGCTCACTATCGCGGGTGCGTTTCTCGGCGCGGGGCTGTTCACGACGACCGGGTACACGATTCTCTACGTCGAGGAGTCCATCGGGGCGTCCGTCGCCGTCGGCGGTCTCGTTCTCGCGGCGTTACAGGTCTCGGGCAGCGCCGGACGGGTCGTCACCGGGTGGCTGAGCGACGCGCTCTCGGGCGACCCCCGGCGACGCATCGCCAAGATCCTGCTCGTCCAGACGGTGGCGAGCGCCGCACTGTTCTGCGTCGTCGCCTTCGTCGACACGACGGCCGCTGCGGCGGTGGCGTTCGTCGTCCTCGGTTTCTTCGTGCTCGGCTTCACCGGCGTCTACTACTCCTGTATGGCGACGGTCGTCTCCGCCGAGGAGATGGGCGGCGCGACCGGCGGCGGCCAGTTGGCGCTCACCTCGGGTGCGCTCGTCGCGCCGCCGGTGTTCGGCTATCTCGCCGATACGTTCGGCTACCGGGTGAGCTGGCTCATGCTCGCGGCGCTCGCACTCGTGGCGACCGTGTTCGTCGCGCAGGTCATCCGGGCCGAACCGCCGGCGGACGTCGTCGCCGCCGCCGATTGA
- a CDS encoding AIR synthase family protein: protein MSDLGKIDPDFFDEFLHPRLGAARDDVALGPKHGVDFGMLDVDGTAVVLATDPVSVLPDLGFDRAGRFALHIVLSDVAVSGLAPSHLAVSFSLPPEMSDREFAELWTAIDDEAEELGISIVTGHTARYTGCSFPWVGAAMALAVGDHDDVVRPDGARPGDTVLVTKGPAVEATGLLTTLFGDRMQLPETTLDEARARLDETRTVRDTRAIVDAADAGGVTAMHDATEGGLQGALCEVAGSAGVRIDVERDAVPLRPGVAETCEYLDVEPWHATSSGTLVVTVSESAVDGVVSALETRGTPVGVAGTVSAGEGVYLDGDRVEHPRVDPSWAVYEAFAEGDAD from the coding sequence ATGTCCGACCTCGGGAAGATCGACCCCGACTTCTTCGACGAGTTCCTGCATCCTCGACTCGGCGCGGCCCGCGACGACGTGGCGCTCGGCCCCAAACACGGCGTCGACTTCGGGATGCTCGACGTCGACGGTACCGCCGTCGTCCTCGCCACCGACCCCGTCTCGGTCCTCCCCGACCTCGGTTTCGACCGCGCCGGCCGGTTCGCACTCCACATCGTCCTCTCTGACGTCGCGGTGTCGGGACTCGCGCCGTCGCACCTCGCCGTCAGTTTCTCGCTGCCGCCGGAGATGTCCGACCGAGAGTTCGCCGAGCTCTGGACGGCCATCGACGACGAGGCCGAAGAGCTGGGAATCAGCATCGTCACCGGCCACACCGCCCGCTACACGGGGTGTTCGTTTCCCTGGGTCGGCGCGGCGATGGCGCTGGCGGTCGGCGACCACGATGACGTGGTTCGCCCCGACGGCGCACGACCCGGCGACACAGTCCTCGTGACGAAGGGGCCGGCCGTCGAGGCGACGGGGCTGCTCACGACGCTGTTCGGCGACCGGATGCAACTTCCGGAAACGACGCTCGACGAGGCGCGGGCGAGACTCGACGAGACGCGGACGGTGCGCGACACGCGTGCTATCGTCGACGCGGCCGACGCGGGCGGCGTAACCGCGATGCACGACGCGACGGAGGGCGGACTACAGGGTGCGCTGTGCGAAGTCGCCGGGAGCGCGGGCGTCCGCATCGACGTCGAGCGCGACGCGGTTCCGCTGCGACCCGGTGTCGCCGAGACCTGCGAGTATCTCGACGTGGAGCCGTGGCACGCGACGAGTTCGGGGACGCTCGTCGTGACCGTCTCGGAGTCCGCCGTCGACGGCGTCGTTTCGGCGCTCGAAACGCGGGGGACGCCTGTCGGCGTCGCCGGAACGGTGTCGGCGGGCGAGGGCGTCTACCTCGACGGCGACCGCGTCGAACACCCGCGCGTCGACCCCTCGTGGGCGGTGTACGAGGCGTTCGCCGAAGGGGACGCCGACTGA
- the kynU gene encoding kynureninase, producing the protein MSDFPPREAAREFDRDDPLSQFADRFEISDGHYMDGNSLGPLSEDAEATLERVVDEWRELGIRGWTDADEPWFSYAERLGSMTAPLVGAETEEVVVANSTTVNIHTLVGTFLDAVDSPTVLVDDLDFPTDHYAIRAQLRQRGYDPDEHLVAVESRDGRTIEEDDVVVAMDACDPDVVFLPSVLYRSGQLLDVERITEEAHDRGILAGFDLAHSVGAVDHDLSGVGVDFAVWCGYKYLNGGPGAIAGLYVNRDHFGETPALAGWWGHDKETQFDMNLAFTPAEDAGAWQIGTVPMLSAAPLEGSLRMFEEAGIEAVREKSVSLTSYLVKLVDALSEAGYDCEVGTPRDADRRGGHVAVEHPEAYRVSLALKERDIVVDYRPPNVVRVCPAPLYTSHEDVWEVVDELRAILDEATYEQFDRQDGGVT; encoded by the coding sequence ATGAGCGACTTCCCACCCCGCGAGGCCGCCCGCGAGTTCGACCGCGACGACCCCCTCTCACAGTTCGCCGACCGCTTCGAGATATCCGACGGCCACTACATGGACGGCAACTCGCTCGGCCCGCTCTCCGAGGACGCCGAAGCCACCCTCGAACGCGTCGTCGACGAGTGGCGCGAACTCGGGATTCGCGGGTGGACCGACGCCGACGAACCGTGGTTCTCCTACGCCGAGCGACTCGGCTCGATGACCGCGCCGCTCGTCGGAGCAGAGACGGAGGAAGTCGTCGTCGCCAACTCGACCACCGTCAATATCCACACGCTCGTCGGCACCTTCCTGGACGCCGTCGACTCGCCGACGGTACTGGTCGACGACCTCGACTTCCCGACCGACCACTACGCGATTCGCGCTCAACTGCGCCAGCGGGGTTACGACCCCGACGAGCACCTCGTCGCCGTCGAGAGCCGAGACGGCCGAACCATCGAGGAAGACGACGTCGTCGTCGCGATGGACGCCTGCGACCCGGATGTCGTCTTCCTGCCGTCGGTGCTCTACCGCAGCGGCCAACTGCTCGACGTCGAGCGAATCACCGAGGAGGCTCACGACCGCGGTATCCTCGCGGGCTTCGACCTCGCGCACTCGGTCGGCGCCGTCGACCACGACCTCTCGGGCGTCGGCGTCGATTTTGCAGTTTGGTGCGGCTACAAGTACCTGAACGGCGGTCCCGGCGCTATCGCGGGGCTGTACGTCAACCGCGACCATTTCGGTGAGACGCCCGCGCTCGCCGGGTGGTGGGGCCACGACAAGGAGACGCAGTTCGACATGAACCTCGCGTTCACGCCCGCCGAAGACGCCGGCGCGTGGCAGATCGGGACGGTGCCGATGCTCAGCGCCGCGCCGCTGGAAGGCTCGCTTCGGATGTTCGAGGAAGCCGGTATCGAGGCCGTCCGTGAGAAATCCGTCTCACTGACGAGCTATCTCGTCAAACTCGTTGACGCGCTCTCCGAGGCGGGGTACGACTGCGAGGTCGGGACGCCCCGAGACGCCGACCGCCGCGGCGGCCACGTTGCGGTCGAACACCCCGAAGCCTATCGGGTGAGCCTCGCGCTCAAGGAACGAGACATCGTCGTCGACTACCGCCCGCCGAACGTCGTCCGCGTCTGCCCTGCGCCGCTGTACACCAGCCACGAGGACGTCTGGGAGGTCGTCGACGAACTCCGAGCGATTCTGGACGAAGCGACGTACGAGCAGTTCGACCGGCAGGACGGCGGCGTGACGTAA
- a CDS encoding HD domain-containing protein: protein MAETIRFEENAFTAVCERLPELALVDDTELMREAAVAFFEGHEDYFWTAPAASSYAHHNLYCCGERGLWIHTKMVFAAFERLVDSYLEQGLVSDFERELGRVACLLHDIKKYGETYEQGDHADRDHDVRAADWLRTETDLDPRVADAVERHMGPWYDGPEPETPLQQLVHLADMTASTKNATVGVYQPHEKIRSLYPSIPEATF from the coding sequence ATGGCCGAGACGATTCGATTCGAGGAGAACGCGTTCACCGCGGTCTGCGAACGACTGCCGGAACTCGCGCTCGTCGACGACACCGAGCTGATGCGCGAGGCCGCCGTCGCCTTCTTCGAGGGACACGAGGACTACTTCTGGACCGCGCCCGCCGCGTCGAGCTACGCCCACCACAACCTCTACTGCTGCGGCGAACGCGGCCTCTGGATTCACACGAAGATGGTGTTCGCGGCGTTCGAGCGCCTGGTCGACTCGTATCTCGAACAGGGACTCGTCAGCGACTTCGAACGGGAGCTCGGTCGGGTCGCCTGTTTGCTTCACGACATAAAGAAGTACGGCGAGACGTACGAGCAAGGTGACCACGCCGATCGCGACCACGACGTACGGGCGGCCGACTGGCTCCGCACCGAGACGGACTTGGACCCGCGCGTCGCCGACGCCGTCGAGCGGCACATGGGACCGTGGTACGACGGCCCCGAACCGGAGACGCCGCTACAGCAACTCGTCCACCTCGCGGACATGACCGCATCGACGAAGAACGCCACCGTCGGGGTGTACCAACCGCACGAGAAGATTCGGTCGCTGTATCCGTCGATTCCGGAAGCGACGTTCTGA
- a CDS encoding BtpA/SgcQ family protein has protein sequence MNDFLALDAPIIGMLHLPALPGAPGFAGDRDELRAHVRADAAALESGGVDAVMVENFGDAPFYPDDVPKHTVASMTALVGAVSEAVSVPVGVNVLRNDAAAALSVAAATGASFVRVNVHTGARVTDQGVVTGRAYETMRLRERLDADVAVLADVDVKHSAPVTPRETGEVVAETLERGLADGVVVSGVGTGEAVDRDRLREVVTHRDELGLDAPVVVGSGTTVESVADLLAVADGVIVGTALKSGGETTNPVDEQRVRELVEAAES, from the coding sequence ATGAACGACTTCCTCGCGCTCGACGCGCCGATAATCGGGATGCTCCACCTCCCGGCGCTCCCCGGAGCGCCCGGGTTCGCAGGCGACCGCGACGAACTCCGAGCGCACGTGAGAGCCGACGCGGCGGCGCTCGAATCCGGCGGCGTCGACGCTGTGATGGTGGAGAACTTCGGCGACGCGCCCTTCTACCCCGACGACGTGCCGAAACACACCGTCGCGTCGATGACGGCGCTCGTCGGCGCAGTCTCCGAGGCGGTGTCCGTCCCCGTCGGCGTCAACGTCCTCAGAAACGACGCGGCGGCGGCGCTGTCGGTGGCGGCCGCGACCGGTGCCTCGTTCGTCCGCGTGAACGTCCACACGGGCGCGCGGGTGACAGACCAGGGCGTCGTCACTGGCCGAGCGTACGAGACGATGCGTCTCCGCGAGCGGCTCGACGCCGACGTGGCCGTCCTCGCCGACGTTGACGTCAAACACTCCGCGCCGGTGACGCCGAGAGAGACCGGCGAAGTCGTCGCCGAGACGCTCGAACGCGGCCTCGCGGACGGCGTCGTCGTCTCCGGTGTCGGCACCGGTGAAGCAGTCGACCGCGACCGACTCCGCGAAGTGGTCACTCACCGCGACGAACTCGGTCTCGACGCGCCGGTCGTCGTCGGCAGCGGGACGACCGTCGAGAGCGTGGCCGACCTGCTCGCCGTCGCCGACGGGGTCATCGTCGGGACGGCGCTCAAATCGGGCGGGGAGACGACGAACCCGGTGGACGAACAGCGGGTTCGAGAACTGGTCGAGGCAGCCGAGTCGTGA
- a CDS encoding NAD(P)/FAD-dependent oxidoreductase — protein MRVAVLGAGYAGLVLAQRLERRLPPAVDIVVVDESPTHLVQHEVHRVIRRPSVTDALTLPLRDALDRAELVTERVERVDADAGFAELADGTELDYDFGAICLGSETNFHDLPGVEAHALPLKRVHHAEAIRTQFLDVCESGGTAVVGGAGLSGVQTAGELAALARERNASDRVDVVLLEQFDSVTPAFPENFQQAVHDELAARDVEIRTNTPVQRAEADSIELAEGTLPYDLFVWTGGIRGADAMGGERPLVRNDLRLSERTFVVGDAARAVDADGESVPASASAAIREAGTVARNLERLVTRELDGDGTDFAPRLKPYRFEVPGWIVSVGDGAVAQVGPTVVTGAAAKAMKTTVGAGYLSSVKAVEKATELVEAELNE, from the coding sequence ATGAGAGTGGCTGTACTCGGTGCCGGTTACGCAGGCCTCGTCCTCGCGCAGCGTCTCGAACGTCGCCTCCCTCCTGCCGTCGACATCGTCGTCGTCGACGAGTCGCCGACACACCTGGTCCAACACGAAGTTCACCGCGTGATTCGCCGTCCCAGCGTCACCGACGCTCTCACCCTTCCACTGCGCGACGCCCTCGACCGCGCCGAGCTAGTCACCGAACGCGTCGAGCGCGTCGACGCCGACGCGGGATTCGCCGAACTCGCCGACGGGACGGAACTCGACTACGACTTCGGAGCGATCTGTCTCGGGTCGGAGACTAACTTCCACGACCTGCCGGGAGTCGAAGCGCACGCGCTGCCACTGAAACGCGTTCACCACGCCGAGGCGATTCGCACGCAGTTTCTCGACGTCTGCGAGTCCGGCGGCACCGCCGTCGTCGGCGGGGCGGGACTGTCGGGAGTACAGACGGCGGGCGAACTCGCCGCCCTCGCACGCGAACGCAACGCCTCCGACCGCGTCGACGTCGTTCTGCTCGAACAGTTCGACAGCGTTACGCCCGCCTTCCCCGAGAACTTCCAGCAGGCGGTCCACGACGAACTCGCCGCCCGCGATGTGGAGATACGGACGAACACGCCGGTTCAGCGTGCCGAGGCCGACAGCATCGAACTCGCCGAAGGAACCCTTCCGTACGACCTGTTCGTCTGGACGGGCGGCATCCGCGGCGCGGACGCGATGGGCGGCGAGCGTCCACTCGTCCGCAACGACCTCCGACTCTCCGAGAGAACGTTCGTCGTCGGCGACGCCGCCCGCGCCGTCGACGCCGATGGCGAGTCCGTCCCCGCCAGCGCCTCCGCGGCGATTCGAGAGGCCGGAACCGTCGCTCGAAACCTCGAACGACTCGTGACTCGTGAACTCGACGGCGACGGCACCGACTTCGCCCCGCGACTGAAACCGTACCGCTTCGAGGTGCCGGGGTGGATCGTCTCCGTCGGCGACGGTGCGGTGGCGCAGGTCGGGCCGACAGTCGTCACCGGGGCGGCGGCGAAGGCGATGAAGACGACCGTCGGAGCGGGCTATCTGAGTTCGGTGAAGGCGGTCGAGAAAGCGACCGAACTAGTCGAAGCGGAACTGAACGAGTAG